From Hallerella porci:
CCTTCGCGGATTGCGAAGCGGAGCTGCTGTTCCATAGCAACCGGAGCAATGAGTTCGACGTCGATAGTCACGGTGTCACCCGGAGTCACCATTTCAATTCCTTCCGGAAGCTTGATGGTACCGGTAACGTCGGTCGTACGGAAGTAGAATTGCGGACGATAACCGTTCATGAACGGAGTATGACGGCCACCTTCTTCTTTCTTCAAAACGTAAATCTGACCCTTGAAGTGTGCATGCGGAGTCACAGACTTCGGTGCTGCGAGAACCATACCGCGAATGATGTCTTTCTTTTCTGCACCGCGGAGGAGCAAACCGACGTTATCACCTGCTTGGGCATCGTCGAGGAGCTTGCGGAACATTTCAACACCGGTAACAACATATTCAACGGTGTCGCCGAGACCAACGCGTTCGACCTTGTCGTTCAAGTTGATTTTACCGCGTTCGATACGACCGGTTGCAACAGTGCCACGACCAGTAATGGTGAACACGTCTTCGATCGGCATAAGGAACGGCTTGTCAACTTCACGAGCCGGCTGCGGAATGTATTCGTCAACAGCCTTCATGAGTTCCATAATCTTTTCTTGGTATTCCGGATCGCCTTCAAGAGCCTTGAGAGCAGAACCACGGATGATCGGAGTGTTGTCTCCATCATAACCGTATTGCTTGAGGAGGTCGCGGACTTCTTCTTCAACGAGTTCGAGAAGTTCCGGATCATCGACCATATCGCACTTGTTCAGGAAAACGACGATTTTAGGAACGCCGACCTGGTGAGCGAGCAAGATGTGTTCGCGAGTCTGCGGCATCGGGCCGTCAGTTGCTGCAACGACGAGGATTGCGCCGTCCATCTGAGCTGCACCAGTCACCATGTTCTTCACATAGTCAGCGTGCCCCGGGCAGTCAACGTGTGCGTAGTGACGCTTTTCGGTCTGATATTCAACGTGGGAAGTGTTGATCGTGATACCGCGAGCCTTTTCTTCCGGAGCGTTGTCGATTTCATCGAACTTCTTCGCGGATGCGAGACCCTTCGCTGCAAGCGTTGTGCAGATTGCAGCTGTCAAGGTCGTTTTACCATGGTCAACGTGACCAATCGTACCGATGTTGCAGTGCGGCTTGGTTCTTTCAAACTTCTCTTTTGCCAT
This genomic window contains:
- the tuf gene encoding elongation factor Tu; its protein translation is MAKEKFERTKPHCNIGTIGHVDHGKTTLTAAICTTLAAKGLASAKKFDEIDNAPEEKARGITINTSHVEYQTEKRHYAHVDCPGHADYVKNMVTGAAQMDGAILVVAATDGPMPQTREHILLAHQVGVPKIVVFLNKCDMVDDPELLELVEEEVRDLLKQYGYDGDNTPIIRGSALKALEGDPEYQEKIMELMKAVDEYIPQPAREVDKPFLMPIEDVFTITGRGTVATGRIERGKINLNDKVERVGLGDTVEYVVTGVEMFRKLLDDAQAGDNVGLLLRGAEKKDIIRGMVLAAPKSVTPHAHFKGQIYVLKKEEGGRHTPFMNGYRPQFYFRTTDVTGTIKLPEGIEMVTPGDTVTIDVELIAPVAMEQQLRFAIREG